CATCATTCTTCATCAAAACCTGTTGCTGGACTACTAGTGTCCCTGTTACTTTTGTGATGTTCAGTACAATTAGTTTGCATCATATTTAACAGGGTAACACATTTGAAATTAACCATAGAGCTTAGAGAAGAGAGAGAGGTTCTGAATGAAAGTATGTTTTAACTGTTCTATTTCCATAGGTGGAAAGTATGTTCCAAGAGCTGTCCTTGTAGATCTGGAACCAGGAACAATGGATTCTGTTAGATCAGGACCATTTGGTCAAATATTCAGACCagataattttgtttttggtaAGTTAATCCGGTCATCAAGGTGACCCTCTCATATCAGGTTTTCATTTCTGCAGAAAAGcaaattgaaaattcaaataATATCACAAAGTGTCGTGAACATTGGCAGATACTCTACAAGTCTAGACTGTCTAGcatatataatttcaatttgGGCTATAACATCCTCCAAAGACTCATTAAATGAACATAAAAAGTTGGCAATAAAATTTAATTATTGtggtataaaaaaaatcacttatGGCATAACAATTTACTTCCATTTTGACACtttgatagtctgtaagatatgacttTGCTCTATGCATCAGCTGTCATTCATGTATGTCTTTGCCTGCAATATCAAAGATTTTAGGCCTCACCTTGAACTTGCTGGTTGCACAGTGTGTGCAGGATATTGAACAGTTTAGTTTAGTcatggtttagaagcctgatagagCTGAAAAACATGACATATAGTTGAACTTTGAACAGTTTGGCTGCATGACTCTCATTTTTAAGAGTtttaaaattttgacattttctacTTTCCACAGGTCAGAGTGGTGCTGGTAACAACTGGGCCAAGGGTCACTACACAGAGGGTGCTGAACTCGTAGATTCAGTTTTAGATGTTGTCAGAAAAGAGGCCGAGAGCTGTGACTGCCTTCAGGTAAAGTGTTCATATGATACATAAGGTACCAATGATATGATGTCTGCACTGCATTGTGGCACATTTGTTCATATCACTTTAAACCGTATTATGTAAtgttcattcaatcttgctatcttaaagtgtagaatgtacaTTTTCTTATTGTTTTCGGCATGTTTGTATGAAACAGAGAGAGTTAACAGTAATCTGCAGTGTACTTGTTTTGAAAGATCTGTAGCATTGTAAACCAGTAACAGTTAAGTATACAAATTTTGCCCATTTTCAGAGTCTAATCTTACCCTAACCATACAGTAACTCTCTCTAGCTTACCCCTTCTTGTTAGTTTACTGAAAAACAATAATTCTATGCTAAGAAAACTTAAAGTAACTAGCCCAGTCTAATCAGGTTTTGATTTccataattagatattattccccaatatatttctttttccgttcagccaaggaaaatatgattgacctaaggggccttgtccactatgagtccccccccccctttaataGGGCACAAGTGTTTTCAAgttgaatgaaggaaaatatttgggaatgatataattatacctcctcaaacataatttatgaaaaaggGAGAAACTTATGTTCAAACTTCTTTTCCAGCTGTTGCTAGATTGTACCAGACACCCTAAGTTATTGAAGATTGTGATACTTGTTGGTATCTACTTGGTCTACAAGAAAAACAATTCtcaagtgatttttttttacttttattttgttcttgCTTTCACACCCTTGCTTGATAGGCTGTGATTAGTGATTTTGCAGATACTTTTAGTATCTGAAAAGCTAAAAGAAATATCCCAGTATATTCATCCTTTGTCCTTTTCTACTTAACAGGGCTTCCAACTTACACATTCCCTTGGTGGGGGTACCGGATCTGGTATGGGTACACTCCTCATCAGCAAAATCCGTGAAGAATACCCAGATCGTATCATGAACACATTCAGTGTTGTACCATCACCAAAAGTATCAGACACTGTGGTAGAACCATACAATGCCACTCTATCAGTTCATCAGCTGGTTGAAAACACAGATGAAACCTTCTGCATCGACAATGAAGCCCTGTACGATATCTGCTTCCGTACCTTGAAACTGACCACCCCAACTTATGGTGATTTGAACCATCTTGTATCTTCAACCATGAGTGGCATCACTACTTGTCTCCGTTTCCCAGGTCAACTCAATGCTGACCTCCGTAAATTGGCTGTCAACATGGTACCCTTCCCACGTCTCCACTTCTTCATGCCAGGTTTTGCCCCTCTGACCAGCCGTGGTAGCCAGCAATACCGTGCCCTAACTGTACCAGAGCTGACTCAACAGATGTTTGATGCCAAGAACATGATGGCTGCTTGTGATCCTCGTCATGGCCGTTATCTCACAATCGCAGTCATCTTCCGTGGGCGTATGTCTATGAAGGAAGTCGATGAGCAGATGTTGAACGTCCAGAACAAGAACAGCAGCTACTTCGTTGAATGGATCCCCAACAACGTTAAGACCGCTGTCTGTGACATCCCACCACGTGGTCTAAAGATGTCTGGTACCTTCATTGGTAACAGCACTGCTATCCAAGAGCTCTTCAAACGTATCTCTGAGCAGTTCACCGCTATGTTCCGTCGTAAGGCTTTCTTGCATTGGTACACTGGTGAAGGTATGGATGAAATGGAATTCACTGAAGCCGAGTCCAACATGAATGATTTGGTGTCTGAATACCAACAGTACCAGGATGCCACAGCTGAAGAGGAGGGTGAATTCGATGAGGAGGAGGAAGGAGAAGAAGAAGCTTAAACCAAACATCTCTTTTGAAAAATTGATGCCAAGACTTTAGATGCgcatatgtatacattatgttTGATGTATTTATGCTAATCATATTTCGTAGTATAAGAAGATAGATGTAAACATTGCTATATCATGTCTGCGATTAGAGATATTTATATTAAgtttcataactttttttttcattacttcATGAAGCAATTTCTGTGTAAAGGGACATTGTAAACTGAAATTTTCTTAGTTTATGTAGAGTAATATGAAAAATATCTGTGATTTTGATCAAACAGAAAAATTCCATATCATTATCAACCAAAGGCAGAACTCTTGTATGTTGTTTTATGGGTATTATGTAAATGctataatgatgtcatattttcacTCTAAATTATTACATCACTGAGATAAACAATGAAGTTCTGGTGTGTGTCCCTttaattgaaatcaaaataacttGACAATACAAAAGTTAACATATTTTAGCATTATCGGTGATGAGTTTATTTATACCAATGAAGGTTAGGCATGTATCTTTGCATATAAGTTGGATATAAATCATCGCCAAGTGTACTTGTTCATCACCGTTCATGTGTCAAATGTAGTTTTTTCTGATAACATTTTTGtatgtcaaaatacatgtattcacatGATGAATAAAGCTTACATTATGGAACAAATAAACTGACCATGTGCAGATGCTTTGTAAAGTATGTGTGGGAAGTGACATTgaaatttttaacaaaatagttgaatatatatatttcattcaaaaacgtcaggattgaatttattgatcaggactgttctactcattactttcgcacttgtgaatgtatgtatgtatgtatgtatatatatatgtgtgtgtgtgtatgtatgtatgtatatatgtgtgtgtgtatgtatgtatgtaaatgaatgtTTTTATCCCCAGTTCTTGCTTCAATGttgtcttatcagtggagccatacaGATTACTTCTATcagtcattcttttgttcaggctCAACTTCTTCTACATCTCTTCCAGACAGCTATTTTCTAacacaaattaaaatttaatcCTATTTCAACATGGCCCTTTGAGTTTCTGAAATTAGTCCACAACCCAAACTTAGTTTTATGGTTTTATGGCAGGATGTTATTTGGATTAGTTAAAACATATGAAGTGGTGTCCATGCTCTTGTTTCACACGGTAGCATCAATAttaaagtgaaaacaaaacagttaGATCTATctacaaacaaaaaaatgatgaaaccaTAAGATATGTAGAATAATGGGACAACGTTATCTAAAAAGCTAACACTGTGTTTTATCTGTTATGCATTGTATTGCACTTAACCAGTAAATCATTCATTTGTGATTGAACAATTAAAGttgtgatatattttatatcataatatttgCAGCAGATTTCCACTTTACGAACCATTTATGGTATTTCGGTTCACTGGTTGCTACACCACTAGTCAATTACATCCTTAGTTGATTGTCTTGGCAATATACTGTAGCTTGCCAGTGCGACATCAAAGTAATTTATCGGGTTTTAGGGCGCCCCCACGAGGCGAACATTGTGCATCTTGGTGGTGACGTCGAAACTTTCATTGATCTCAAGCAGGCTAAGTTATAACATGGCAATGCTGTAATATAACAAATACCACATATTGGTAGTTTAAAAGTAAAGCTAGACTTCATGGGGAATATGTCAATCTTCAAAGCTATATCGCCAAAGATAATAACTCATAACCACCCACCCCCATCACACACACCCAGCCACACACCGTAGAGAAAGAGGGTTAACGCCATCTGGGAACTGGATAGTCAAATAGTTCACCTTCATTCTCTCCATTTGTGCCCAACCCAAATGTAAAGGAAAGGGAAATTTTACTGTCAATAGTTTTGAACGGTTGGTCTTACTTCCTTTGTTTTTTGCCTTGAACAATTAAATCGTTCATAAAGCGGAATCGCAAGGAAAAACAGACAGGGTTACTAAAAGTCCCTTACTGCTAGGGCAAAGGTTTCAAATTCATTTACCATCATATTTGACTCTGATTTTTTATTTGTCGTTAATCACAGTGACACTATATATAGTAAAGGTGTTGCCTTTAGTTGTCTAGCCAAACAACATACTATTTGACTCAGACCACCTAGTCTGAGATTTTTACCACGTTCTTCACTGCATATGTACTGTTTTGATTCAGACCACCTAGATTGAGATTTTTACCACGTTTTCACTGCATATGTACTGTTTTGACCCAGACCACCTAGTCTGAGATTTTTACCACGTTCTTCTCTGCATATGTACTGTTTTGACCCAGACCATggatgtatgcatacatgctcAGACCACCTAGTCTGAGCTTTTTACCATGTTCATTCTCTGCACATTTACTGCACCATGCTTGGCACAGtattaaaactaaattattGAGAGATGACATTAGATTCAAATTCTTCGCCGACACCAACGATGGTAACCATATACCCTTGGGCCTATGTTATGACATACAAATAAACTCTCCTGTATACTACTATCGTGACAGGTGACTCGACTAGGGAAGGGAGGGGTCACTTGACCAAACATGGTTTGAAATCAATACGTTGATGACGTTTGAGTGATTCCGAAGAAATACCCGTGTATGCAGTCGCTTCGAAGTAGATTCCAACATGAAACTTTATCTCTACCATCATAACTATAGCTACATATTGTAATTTCTGTGATAAAATGATGCATAGTGGTGTTAATTGATTCACTACTGATTGGAAATATAGTAAACCGTACTTGTACTGGGTCGTACAAAGAAACACTTATCTACTAGTCTAGTATTTTGATAATGAGATATCCCCATCGGGGTCTCCATCGGCATAAACACTTTACATTGTAAAGAGACTGATGATTTGACTGTATGTGGCCAGTACCCCTGAGGCGTAGAACAACTCGTTTACTAATTTAGCACTGTGATTGAAATGTTAATGGTTTACATTTAAGAAGTTTTCACACCTTTCTTGAGTATGCTGTGTCTTCAGTTGAATCCCTTCTTActtgtacttgtctgtggttgaaTATAGTACTGATATTCTGTACCATACCGTCCAAATAATTAATCAGGGGAAGCTCTCTTTTGGGTTGAAGTGAGACCCCttagttctcttatcatcaaccAAAACAATTGCTTATTGGGTTTCTCTCTTGAAATATATAGCTCCATcaatacatttgttttattgtgtTGGTTACGCGGGTGGTATAGACAACGCCCTCAACGTCCGCGCATACTTCTTACGAAACAGATCCCTTACCCGCAAGTGGCATTATAATTTTTGATAAACCCACTGTCCGATGGATTACTAAGCTCTAAGTGTATGTGGATCTCatagtatatgcaaatatgttttatCGTCATCAATTAGTATAAAGTTGGTGGTCCCAGAGGCATAATATATGGATAACAATAAATCATAAAACCACCTGTTGGATTCAAAGTCTCTAACTTGAATTGAAAATGGTCTAAGTTCGTATGTGATGTCAGTCTGAAGTCCAAGTACTTAATCAGTCTGAGTAACAGTGAAGTGATCACGTGATGGTAATGATTAGAATCCCGGATGTGATGAATTGGACGCAGCAAGAGATTGATTAATCATTGAGATTGTGATGTGAATCACCGCGTGTAATTCTTCATGTAAAGAGAAGTTAGTTCAGCATTACTTGATTTTATTCACTGGTACTTcacaataaaaataattggaACATATTCTGACACCTAACATATTTCAATGGGTTCTCCAATGAAATTCGTCGAACAATATGTGTTTTAAGCTTGATTCATACCTGCCCATGCTATTGTTCAAGTTGTTTCTGTACCTCTCAACAAATGAGAACTAGTCTAGTCTCAAACGAATTGAAATCGCCTAAAGCAAAAGCGAAGATTCCGTATTTCTATCGTGTCATCAGCTTGATTTCAACTGAAGGTTTCATCAAACTTCAGACCATGATCAAACATTTTCTATAGTGGTGTCAGGCAGAGTTCACCGAGAGTGTCTTTAAACACATCAGTTTTCCAGTTCATGTTCTGTTGTAGTCCTCTAGCATGAATACATTAAGAATTCCTTCAACGCACTGAAGTTtacaatgtttgtttgtgtctgtacaCAGGAGTGTgtcatgtatttgtatgtatgtatgtatgtatgtatgtatgtatgtatgtatgtatgtatgtatgtatgtatgtatgtgtgtgtatgtatgtatgtatgtatgtatgtatgtatgtatgtatgtatgtatgtatgtatgtatgtatgtgtgtgtgtgtctgtgtgtgtgtgtgtgtgtttaagggttaatatcaaaacaaaagtaTGCTTTGTATAGGTCACGGGCCACCTATGCCATCTGTACAGTGTCATTGGTATTACTAAATATCGCATATTTGTCCACTAAGCAAGACAATGCATGACTAGACATATCGAACAAGAATTAAGAGGATAATGGTTTCTTAACAACATATTGTCATGTTTGTTAATTATTGTTTCAAACGTTAATTTTTATCTACTTCCGTGTTTCATACCAACAGTAAAATTTATAAGTGTGTGTTTACAGAAGTAACATACATATCCTGCATGACTAGAGGTGACGTAATCATTCGATTTGTAGTGATTGTTGTTTGATGTTTGGATGGTCGCTACGGACGGACTGGTAACGCCATTGAGGCTGATCACATTGCGGATTAATCAACCTCTCCTTCGAACTTCAACCCGTTGGGGTTTGAAAATCGTTACATAACGATGTAACATCATGACAAAGGAATTCCTCAGCAACCGtgatttgtgtttttctttgtgCTATAGTTTGACCACATCAAAAATTCACCATCTGGACCTGTGCCAAATATTGATGGAGAGGCTCAGATTCCCCTTTCTCTTTTTCATTATTCTTTTTGAACGATTGACATTCTTCACATATGTTGTTATGGTGACACCAGAGTTAGAAATTTAAAAGTGCTATTTTGGTCGAAATAAAGACCTTGAAATATTTGACATCGGAAATCAGAGAAAAGCTATACAGAAAACTAGTTCGTAATTCGGAGGAGTGAAATGAATTAGACTTCAATGTTTGCAGCAATTCAATGCACATGCAGTTTGCTTTTGAATCCTAATTGTGACTCTAATTCATAATGGAAagacattttgttatttttgttaactattatttctctagtatatatatttactagtttgttttagcaccaaacactAATTGcagaagaaatgtagttttcttaacgtATGCAATAACGATTCTATTCTTTTCTATTGTCATCCAACCCATGTCCCCTATTCATAAAGTAAATCAATCTCCAATTAAGGGACTATATTTCGCTTTAAAGAATGTACGTGTACGATACTGTTTCCCTAATTACCAAATAACATTACGTCGGAGGGATACAAACTTGAACAATGGAAGTCAAGAGAACAATAGGCTTGGGGTAACTTTTAAAGTTCGTAATCTTCACACGTACAAGTCATTCCAGACCAAGAGTCCAAGACATTCAAGAGTACAATCGTATAGGTCATCTTTAACGACAAACAAAATGCGTGAAATCGTCCATCTCCAAGCTGGTCAGTGCGGAAACCAGATCGGTGCTAAGGTAAGTTCAACTTTTAAGTTTTCTGGAAACACATCATATTTGTTGTGTCTGGCATGAAATTTTGACAGTTAGATCTGAACATAGCAACCATGCAGACGATGTTGGAGTCGGATTGAGATTCTTTCTCTGACTCTCCAAAATCGATCAATCAGGAgtaattggaaaaaaaaacgaATCAAAGTTCTGAATCTTATACCAACAGAGATTTCATCATATTTCAATGAtcacttttgaaaatattgtagcCTCATCTTGATCCGTTGTTTATAACAGACAGAAGGAGGGAACTTGGTTACTTCCTAGTCTGTCCACTACGCTTCTGCTTCTGCTGTTTCTGCTGTTTCTGCTTGATACTGTGCAAAACATCCCTGTGGTTATCGCGCACAGGTCAGAGTAGAAATGATATCccgttgagatacatcgttggCTGGTCGTACCTCCAGTGGTGATTACGGAGGTAAGGCGGTACAATTGAACCAGCTAACGATGTGTCTCAACAGCGCAGTTGACAGGCCAAGTACTTCTCTACTTCGATCTCCGATCTCTCCAACACCAAATGACGTAGAGTCAATTAGCTCCATTTCCTTACCTTTTCATCATCTAATTGTTCTTCACCGTGAAGCCATGGCCAGCTGAGAATTATCATAATATCTTGTCTGTGCTATTCGTACTCACAGTTTTTCCAGACATATTGCTTGCATAAGAAAAGCAAGCAACAAGCATTAGCTACAAGGTTAATAGCCACTTGACATTCAAACTTGTATGAGAAGTCTATTAACTCTAGTAATAAAATAGAGAAGTTCTTTAGACTTGGTTGGCTTTGAGTTGTGCCAGAGCAACGACTTTTGTTTACACTAATCTGGCCTTAGTAACGTATTGTCTTACCAATCAGAGCCTTGGGAGTACCAATCTCATTCAGCTTGATAAATGTCTGACATTTCAATGATTCACCATGTCAAGTTACTAATTTTGAGTCTTTTCGATTTTTATTTGTAGTTCTGGGAAGTTATCTCCGATGAACACGGTATCGACCCAACCGGTACCTACCATGGCGATTCCGATCTGCAGTTGGAAAGAatcaatgtatactacaatgaaGCCACTGGTGGCAAATATGTACCCCGTGCTGTCTTGGTAGATTTGGAGCCAGGAACCATGGACTCTGTCCGTTCTGGACCATTCGGTCAGATCTTCAGACCAGACAACTTCGTTTTCGGTAAGTTCAATAGTCCACTTTATATGTCATTCATCGTGATTGAATAGTCCACTAAAAATCTGGAAAACTCTTCTTTTTTCTAGATCTTTCGAAAAGAAACGACAAtatcaattatatttattacaaaacatTTCTAAAATGTAGATATTTTCTACTTTCCACAGGTCAGAGTGGTGCTGGTAACAACTGGGCCAAGGGTCACTACACAGAGGGTGCTGAACTCGTAGATTCAGTTTTAGATGTTGTCAGAAAAGAAGCTGAAAGCTGTGACTGCCTTCAGGTATGTATGCTCTTTTTACCTTAGAACCTGATACTGTCATTTAATAGTAATGTTTCTTCTGAACTAGGCTATTCAAGTAATGTCGTAAATAACTaaaataaaaccatattttttcatttattatttatcgCTCTGACGAATTCGTTTGTTTTTCCAAACAGGGTTTCCAACTTACACACTCTCTCGGTGGTGGTACCGGATCCGGTATGGGCACACTCGTTATCAGCAAAATCCGTGAAGAATACCCAGACAGAATCATGAACACATTCAGCGTTGTACCATCACCAAAAGTATCAGACACTGTGGTAGAACCATACAATGCCACTCTCTCAGTTCATCAGCTGGTAGAAAACACAGATGAAACATACTGCATTGACAATGAAGCCCTGTACGATATCTGCTTCCGTACCTTGAAACTGACAACTCCAACATACGGTGACTTGAACCATCTCGTTTCTGCTACCATGAGTGGTGTCACTACCTGTCTCCGTTTCCCAGGTCAACTCAATGCTGATCTCCGTAAATTGGCTGTCAACATGGTACCCTTCCCACGTCTCCACTTCTTCATGCCAGGTTTTGCCCCTCTGACCAGCCGTGGTAGCCAGCAATACCGTGCTTTGACTGTACCAGAGCTGACCCAACAGATGTTCGATGCCAAGAACATGATGGCTGCTTGCGATCCTCGTCATGGCCGTTACCTCACCGTTGCTGCCATGTTCCGTGGTCGTATGTCCATGAAGGAAGTCGACGAACAGATGTTGAACGTCCAGAACAAGAACAGCAGCTACTTCGTTGAATGGATCCCCAACAACGTCAAGACCGCTGTCTGTGATATCCCACCACGTGGTCTTAAGATGTCTGGTACCTTCATTGGTAACAGCACCGCCATCCAAGAGCTCTTCAAACGTATCTCAGAGCAGTTCACCGCTATGTTCCGTCGTAAGGCTTTCTTGCATTGGTACACTGGTGAAGGTATGGATGAAATGGAATTCACTGAAGCCGAGTCCAACATGAATGATTTGGTGTCTGAATACCAACAGTACCAGGATGCCACAGCTGAAGAGGAGGGTGAATTCGACGAGGAGGAGGAAGGAGAAGAAGAAGCCGCCTAAACGACTCTGACCTCAAACACATCAACACATAGAATGACAACCACTTTGTGACCATTAacaaactactagtatgtgtaaCAGGTAGAAGTGTCAACAAAACGTCACTGCCGTGGCTGCTGAAACTTCCACAACATAAGGACTAGATTTGTGTGGTTTTAAATGTGactaatacattgtaaatatcatacTTATAGAGCAACTCATATCTATGACAATAAAAGAACATTGACCATGAAAGGGCATTGACCTAAAAGGGCATTGACCCTGAACTCCGAAAGTTTAAACTTTAAAGATTTgtaaatacaatattgttacCTGCTTAATACCAACATTGCTTGTACAAATTGTAAGAATGAATAAACagaaatatttttgtcataataCCATGTCGTGACCAATGTGACCTGGTTGGAATGAGAATGCGTGAAAATAAGAGTATGTAGCATTATACAGCATATCATGTACATATGTTAAATAAAAGGAATGTGTGGAACTTTACTTTCTCATGACATTCACCTTATActgtccctctgtctgtctgtctgtctgtctgtcttcctctgtctctctctctgtctctctctgtctatctctggctgtctgtctgtctgtttgtttgtttgtttgtttgtttgtttgtttgtttgtttgtttgtctgtctctctctctctatctctctctctcagcatATCGCACCATATGTGTTGCATTTTTCGTTTTGCCTTAGTGCAGCACAATAACTCTCACTATGTTTCCCTCTGTGTAACTGcctattttttctctctctttctctctcagtCTATCTCTCTATCCGccgctctgtctgtctgtcagtctgtctctgtctccctccctccctacccccccccccccccatatcaaaTGTGTTGCTTTTATACTGAATAACTCAGTAAAATCTTAGGTAAAACATACCTAAATAATAACAAAGAAAACTGACCATTAGTATGAAAATTATTTAGAACAATAGCTTACTTTGCGTAAAACTTAGCGGCATTGAGACTTACACATTTCTTTGCATGATTTAGCACAACGGCTACATTTCAATGTCATTGGAGTGATCGTTGAtgtgaatatgaaatatataccaaatatttATATACGTAATAAACTCCTTTTGCTTTTCCAAGACTAGCTTGGAATCTAGGCGAATGGGATTTTGTATTATAACGAATTCAAAAACCCCGTTCGCATTGTTTCCATGTTATTACAAGACAAATTGTCTCGCTTCGATTCACTGCCGATTCACACGTAATACCATGTATGTATAAGCTACTAGTATCTATAGCTAATAGATAGTCCAGGGTAATGCGATAACAATGTTTGACCGTTATGTGTTACATAAGTTTGAATCATTTCAAAACTATGTAAGGGGTGGTGAACATTCTGGTTGTGAACTGCAAAGTTCATCTTTGTGGAATTAACATTTGTATCTGCCCCGCGTTTAGCTATAGACCATACACGTGTACACATGGAGTATAAGCCCATAACAACAATTATGTCGTTCAGAAACAAAAAGGACAATAAACGTTCACAACtgttaattattttgatttagCCAATATCCATCGCTTCTCCTAGCTCGAGTATCAACAGTTAGTTAACatttgatatttctttcaatGAAAGGatctatattttattgtatatggTGCAAACACCTGGAAATTATACTTGTCACGTGGACTGTCATACAGAAAAGGCCACTCAATATATGTAGTGGTTCAAGGTCATGTCAACGTCGGCAATTTGAACCACGTGTCTTTCGATTCACCTAATCAAATCCAGTCCACAGAGGGCCTCGACTCCCGGCCTAGGTCGCCACGCGGAGGAGGATTCAAAGCCACTGACAACGTGAAGACTATACTATATGGAGATCGCTACGATATCAACTCATACAGATTTTACACTACGCCGTGTAAAGATAAAGAGAAATTGTACATGCGATATTCAGAATATTCACTCTGTTAAAAAAAATGGACTATGTTcagccatagaccctccaccaacgttggtggagggtctatggttcagcACAGATCACAGAATTCAAATACCATCCTGATGTTAATACTCGTCTTTCATTTCACTGAAATCAGGTCGTTATTTGTTTGTAGCCCTACACACGGGACTGCGGTACGGAAAACACGTTGACACGTACCGACTTGCTTTATATTATTAGTAACAGAAACACGATGCAACTTGACGGGGAGTTTACGAATTGTAATCATGTATAACGGTTGGTTTATTTGAaccatttcaaaatttgaacgAGTCAAGTGTTGACCAGTGTATGGTCAAACAATGTGTTTTGAATTGGAATACACTTCAATATTCACCGTAACGGTCGTGAATGACCTATGACCTAGATATATATGAATAGACTCATACACATGTCGCTGAAGACAGTCATAGTTTATTTGCTAATATCTACACTAGGTTCTGAACACTATTGCTTTCGAATTATTCGTTTTCGACGtccaaactagtaaatatatcagAAGTAAACAGTTGAACATCCCGACCTTCTCCATACTCAAGCCTGCATTATTGTTCCGCGTCTGTCGATGCATTCTTCACGAATGCCCACTTATTACTGATTTTACTTTTACTCA
This window of the Glandiceps talaboti chromosome 16, keGlaTala1.1, whole genome shotgun sequence genome carries:
- the LOC144447385 gene encoding tubulin beta chain-like; translation: MREIVHMQAGQCGNQIGAKFWEVISDEHGIDPTGTYHGDSDLQLERINVYYNEATGGKYVPRAVLVDLEPGTMDSVRSGPFGQIFRPDNFVFGQSGAGNNWAKGHYTEGAELVDSVLDVVRKEAESCDCLQGFQLTHSLGGGTGSGMGTLLISKIREEYPDRIMNTFSVVPSPKVSDTVVEPYNATLSVHQLVENTDETFCIDNEALYDICFRTLKLTTPTYGDLNHLVSSTMSGITTCLRFPGQLNADLRKLAVNMVPFPRLHFFMPGFAPLTSRGSQQYRALTVPELTQQMFDAKNMMAACDPRHGRYLTIAVIFRGRMSMKEVDEQMLNVQNKNSSYFVEWIPNNVKTAVCDIPPRGLKMSGTFIGNSTAIQELFKRISEQFTAMFRRKAFLHWYTGEGMDEMEFTEAESNMNDLVSEYQQYQDATAEEEGEFDEEEEGEEEA
- the LOC144447020 gene encoding tubulin beta chain-like — translated: MREIVHLQAGQCGNQIGAKFWEVISDEHGIDPTGTYHGDSDLQLERINVYYNEATGGKYVPRAVLVDLEPGTMDSVRSGPFGQIFRPDNFVFGQSGAGNNWAKGHYTEGAELVDSVLDVVRKEAESCDCLQGFQLTHSLGGGTGSGMGTLVISKIREEYPDRIMNTFSVVPSPKVSDTVVEPYNATLSVHQLVENTDETYCIDNEALYDICFRTLKLTTPTYGDLNHLVSATMSGVTTCLRFPGQLNADLRKLAVNMVPFPRLHFFMPGFAPLTSRGSQQYRALTVPELTQQMFDAKNMMAACDPRHGRYLTVAAMFRGRMSMKEVDEQMLNVQNKNSSYFVEWIPNNVKTAVCDIPPRGLKMSGTFIGNSTAIQELFKRISEQFTAMFRRKAFLHWYTGEGMDEMEFTEAESNMNDLVSEYQQYQDATAEEEGEFDEEEEGEEEAA